The following is a genomic window from Streptomyces chrestomyceticus JCM 4735.
TGTTCCCGGAGGCGAAGCTGGGCATCGGCCCGCCCATCAAGGACGGCTTCTACTACGACTTCGACGTCGAGACCCCGTTCACCCCCGACGATCTCAAGCGCATCGAGAAGAAGATGCAGGAGATCCAGAAGCGCGGGCAGAAGTTCGCCCGGCGCGCGGTGAGCGACGACGACGCCCGCGCCGAGCTGGCCGGCGAGCCGTACAAGCTGGAGCTGATCGGCCTCAAGGGTTCCGCCGCGGAGGCGGCCGAGGGCGCGTCCGCCGAGGTCGGCGCCGGTGAGCTGACCATCTACGACAACCTCGACGCCAAGAGCGGCGAGCTGTGCTGGAAGGACCTGTGCCGCGGCCCGCACCTGCCGAGCACCCGGGTCATCCCGGCCTTCAAGCTGATGCGCTCGGCCGCCGCGTACTGGCGCGGCAGCGAGAAGAACAAGCAGCTCCAGCGCATCTACGGCACCGCCTGGCCGACCAAGGACGAGCTGAAGGCGTACCTGGAGTTCCTCGCCGAGGCGGAGAAGCGCGACCACCGCAAGCTGGGCGCCGAGCTGGACCTGTTCTCCATCCCGGAGGACATCGGCTCCGGCCTGGCGGTCTTCCACCCCAAGGGCGGCATCATCCGCCGGGTCATGGAGGACTACTCGCGGCGGCGCCACGAGGAGGCGGACTACGAGTTCGTCTACACCCCGCACGCCACCAAGGGGAAGCTGTTCGAGAAGTCGGGCCACCTGGACTGGTACGCCGACGGCATGTACCCGCCCATGCAGCTCGACGAGGGCGTGGACTACTACCTCAAGCCCATGAACTGCCCGATGCACAACCTGATCTTCGACGCGCGCGGCCGCTCGTACCGCGAACTGCCGCTGCGTCTGTTCGAGTTCGGGACCGTGTACCGGTACGAGAAGTCCGGCGTGGTGCACGGCCTGACCCGCGCCCGCGGCTTCACCCAGGACGACGCGCACATCTACTGCACCAAGGAGCAGATGGCGGACGAGCTGGACGCCACGCTCACCTTCGTCCTGGACCTGCTGCGCGACTACGGCCTGACCGACTTCTACCTGGAACTGTCCACCAAGGACCCGGAGAAGTTCGTCGGCTCGGACGAGGTCTGGGAAGAGGCCACCGAGACGCTGCGCAAGGTCGCCGAGAAGCAGGGCCTGCCGCTGGTCCCGGACCCGGGCGGCGCCGCGTTCTACGGCCCGAAGATCTCGGTGCAGACCAAGGACGCCATCGGCCGTACCTGGCAGATGTCGACCGTGCAACTGGACTTCAACCTGCCGGAGCGCTTCGACCTGGAGTACACCGCGCCGGACGGCTCCAAGCAGCGCCCGGTGATGATCCACCGCGCCCTGTTCGGCTCCATCGAGCGGTTCTTCGCGGTGCTGCTGGAGCACTACGCGGGCGCGTTCCCGGTGTGGCTGGCCCCCGTGCAGGCCACCGGCATCCCGATCGGCGACGACCACGTCCCGTACCTCCAGGAGTTCGCCGCCGAGGCCAAGAAGCAGGGCCTGCGGGTCGAGGTGGACGCCTCCTCGGACCGGATGCAGAAGAAGATCAGGAACGCGCAGCGCAGCAAGGTGCCGTACATGATCATCGCGGGTGACGAGGACGTCGCCAACGGCGCGGTGTCCTTCCGCTACCGCGACGGGTCGCAGAAGAACGGCATCCCGAAGGCGCAGGCGATCGCCGAGATCCTGGACGCGGTGGAGCGCCGGGTCCAGGTGTGAGGCCACAGCTCTGAGCGAGGGGCGGCCCCGGAGCCCGGGACCGCCCCTCGCCGCATGCCCGCGCGACCGGGGAATATGCTGGCCCGCATGACGAGTGAGCCGGAGCAGCAGATCGGAGTCGGGACACAGGACGCCTTCCAGCGACTGTGGACGCCCCACCGGATGGCGTACATCCAGGGGGAGAACAAACCGTCCGGACCGGGCGCCGAGGACGGCTGCCCCTTCTGCACGATTCCGGCCAAGTCGGACGAGGACGGGCTGGTGATCGCCCGCGGCGAGCACGTGTACGCGGTGCTCAACCTCTACCCGTACAACGGCGGCCACCTGATGTCGGTCCCGTACCGCCACGTGGCCGACTACACCGAGCTGGACCGGGCCGAGACCCTGGAGCTGGCCGAGTTCACCAAGCGGGCGATGACCGCGCTGCGGGCCGCCTCCGGCGCGCACGGCTTCAACATCGGCCTCAACCAGGGCGCCGTGGCCGGTGCCGGTATCGCCGCCCACCTGCACCAGCACGTCGTGCCGCGCTGGGGCGGCGACACCAACTTCATGCCGGTGGTGGGCCAGACGAAGGTACTGCCGCAGTTGCTGGCCG
Proteins encoded in this region:
- the thrS gene encoding threonine--tRNA ligase, which produces MSDVRVTIQRDSEREERVVTTGTTAADLFQGERSVVAARVAGQLRDLAYELAEGDEVEPVDIGSEDGLNILRHSTAHVMAQAVQELFPEAKLGIGPPIKDGFYYDFDVETPFTPDDLKRIEKKMQEIQKRGQKFARRAVSDDDARAELAGEPYKLELIGLKGSAAEAAEGASAEVGAGELTIYDNLDAKSGELCWKDLCRGPHLPSTRVIPAFKLMRSAAAYWRGSEKNKQLQRIYGTAWPTKDELKAYLEFLAEAEKRDHRKLGAELDLFSIPEDIGSGLAVFHPKGGIIRRVMEDYSRRRHEEADYEFVYTPHATKGKLFEKSGHLDWYADGMYPPMQLDEGVDYYLKPMNCPMHNLIFDARGRSYRELPLRLFEFGTVYRYEKSGVVHGLTRARGFTQDDAHIYCTKEQMADELDATLTFVLDLLRDYGLTDFYLELSTKDPEKFVGSDEVWEEATETLRKVAEKQGLPLVPDPGGAAFYGPKISVQTKDAIGRTWQMSTVQLDFNLPERFDLEYTAPDGSKQRPVMIHRALFGSIERFFAVLLEHYAGAFPVWLAPVQATGIPIGDDHVPYLQEFAAEAKKQGLRVEVDASSDRMQKKIRNAQRSKVPYMIIAGDEDVANGAVSFRYRDGSQKNGIPKAQAIAEILDAVERRVQV
- a CDS encoding HIT family protein translates to MLARMTSEPEQQIGVGTQDAFQRLWTPHRMAYIQGENKPSGPGAEDGCPFCTIPAKSDEDGLVIARGEHVYAVLNLYPYNGGHLMSVPYRHVADYTELDRAETLELAEFTKRAMTALRAASGAHGFNIGLNQGAVAGAGIAAHLHQHVVPRWGGDTNFMPVVGQTKVLPQLLADTRKMLADAWPQ